Proteins from a single region of Lujinxingia litoralis:
- a CDS encoding asparagine synthase C-terminal domain-containing protein, with amino-acid sequence MTLKPLEGEPQGWVGAGGDLVLRSATDTLSLAQCGGAFYQIAVVAEKPPGGWFCIFGPPTTVEALLDPQLARARRLERLHELLARVQRGRGLERLGELGAAVALRWDAHRGELSVRRDMFGRVPLVVAVERGASGGRGAGPAVSTRPALLHPWREPSRVLWSWETFASANDAPLREDFWPGVERIFPGEERRWRAGSWRSVARPWRDGAVERAKRAPQSPDSERFAQLLARSCRAVEREPGLVYTLSGGLDSSTLVALARDGRSSAVRSASMVSARHPGFDERGGIEAMVQRWRTRHRYVDIGDPDLWTPQSANPDVEDWGPVLIWEAPYMRHFFREIRGQASEHARTLVFGFGADQLLFSAWPHYLELAAGRASVAELRRMLGGAFARRDLRESVRILGSRVGLLPLWRACCRPAEDPRHQVIEGWKWEASMRAFERYRRSTGVRLAFPFLERELWKEMLARTPLELRWGAGPKANLRQILHHRAPDCVTFAPKSGLFDEVVAQGMLRLFGPGGVGTLAEAPAAISPVSAEHLRRTRAWLRAGAPADRPYEAAIARYATSFEAWLANVRALDDDLTSPGT; translated from the coding sequence ATGACATTGAAACCCCTTGAAGGGGAGCCACAGGGGTGGGTGGGCGCGGGAGGGGATCTGGTGCTTCGATCCGCGACTGACACCCTGTCGCTGGCACAATGCGGCGGGGCTTTCTACCAGATTGCGGTGGTGGCTGAGAAGCCCCCCGGCGGATGGTTCTGCATCTTCGGCCCACCGACCACGGTGGAAGCGCTTCTCGATCCGCAGCTCGCCCGCGCGCGACGTCTGGAGCGCCTGCACGAATTGCTGGCCCGGGTGCAGCGCGGGCGAGGGCTGGAGCGTCTGGGAGAGCTCGGGGCGGCCGTTGCCCTGCGCTGGGATGCGCACCGCGGCGAGCTGAGCGTGCGTCGGGATATGTTCGGTCGGGTGCCGCTGGTGGTGGCGGTCGAGAGGGGGGCGTCGGGTGGGAGGGGCGCCGGGCCCGCGGTGAGCACGCGCCCGGCGCTTTTGCACCCCTGGCGCGAGCCCTCCCGGGTGCTTTGGAGCTGGGAGACCTTTGCCTCGGCCAACGACGCGCCTCTGCGCGAGGACTTCTGGCCCGGGGTCGAGCGGATCTTCCCCGGTGAGGAGCGGCGCTGGCGAGCGGGAAGTTGGCGGAGTGTCGCCCGGCCCTGGCGCGACGGCGCAGTTGAGCGCGCGAAGCGCGCGCCGCAGTCGCCGGATTCCGAGCGATTTGCCCAGCTCCTGGCGCGGTCTTGTCGGGCTGTGGAGCGGGAGCCCGGTCTTGTTTACACGCTCAGCGGCGGGCTGGATTCCAGCACGCTGGTCGCGCTTGCCCGGGACGGTCGGAGCTCGGCGGTGCGCAGCGCCTCGATGGTATCTGCCCGACATCCGGGATTTGATGAGCGTGGCGGTATCGAGGCGATGGTTCAGCGGTGGCGCACCCGGCATCGCTACGTGGACATTGGCGATCCCGACCTCTGGACGCCGCAGAGCGCCAACCCTGATGTGGAGGACTGGGGGCCCGTGTTGATCTGGGAGGCGCCCTACATGCGCCATTTCTTCCGGGAGATCCGTGGTCAGGCGTCGGAGCATGCGCGTACGCTAGTGTTTGGATTTGGTGCCGATCAGCTCCTTTTTAGCGCCTGGCCGCACTACCTGGAATTGGCCGCGGGCCGGGCCAGCGTCGCCGAATTGCGCAGGATGCTCGGCGGTGCGTTCGCGCGACGTGATCTGCGCGAGAGCGTTCGGATACTGGGCTCGCGCGTCGGGCTTTTGCCCCTGTGGCGCGCCTGCTGCCGCCCGGCCGAGGACCCCCGTCATCAGGTGATTGAAGGCTGGAAGTGGGAGGCGTCGATGCGGGCCTTTGAGCGTTATCGCCGCAGTACCGGAGTGCGCCTGGCCTTCCCCTTTTTAGAGCGGGAACTCTGGAAGGAGATGCTCGCCAGAACGCCGCTGGAACTACGCTGGGGCGCGGGACCCAAAGCAAACCTGCGTCAGATTCTCCATCATCGCGCCCCGGACTGTGTGACCTTCGCACCCAAGTCCGGGCTCTTTGATGAGGTTGTCGCTCAGGGAATGCTGCGCCTCTTCGGCCCCGGTGGCGTAGGCACGTTAGCCGAGGCGCCGGCAGCCATCTCACCGGTGTCCGCAGAACACCTTCGTCGTACGCGAGCCTGGCTCCGCGCTGGCGCTCCGGCTGACCGCCCTTATGAAGCCGCGATCGCACGCTACGCGACCTCGTTTGAAGCCTGGCTGGCCAACGTCCGGGCGCTGGACGACGATTTGACATCACCCGGCACTTAA
- a CDS encoding PKD domain-containing protein translates to MVALTLSACSGGDDDVTASAPASLSVSKPELKPPVDTTSSIFKTAASPAELAAAWPQGFDRHADRLEATVLALGNVDIGADGAVTISPTPALLASGKSLEQDWSYSFELARAGRVNAMEKPGPVEAHLQEASRAHLDYAGGLRVTLEHRSTGLKLFTTLAERPEGQGPLRVDFAHRGPIKTAINAKEQLEVWHRDQVVFHWSGVVAYDANKRPVPVSLHTDADGFWFEVDDSKAAYPLTIDPLASQPLWEGSSTQPGSKFADSISHPGDVNGDGVADIAVSQHDYSVSHNLQGRALVYLGNANGFGNTAGFVVVGDEPNEQLSIGLSISGDANEDGCDELVVGSPGYNGGFGRVLMYRPFECASGALNPSPLVWSRESPTLAGLGRSLSVGDYDCNGQDDLLVGAPSQAATDGGITYFVAGEIQIYHHDATSGTYESAPGFSYQENTQGLALGWTVQTLPDTRGSSSTCDSFAVGTPYPSGFTGAVFIFDHDAGNAIALPPARLDGPNSGSSFGVSLDTMPSPTGTRINGRRIDALVVGAGGGGGGFGSVSIYEWDTASSAYQQVWTVNAPHAGARFGQRIAANGDFNNDGHRDLAVGAYNLRNEAGIAEGGVLVYLGSSSGLQNTPDWTLLSGQAGSEFGISVRAIPDLTGDGSDELLVGARSYDGLITNGGQLFLYPGRANCFIGGTYYSAGDFNPNNTCEVCDPNQSTADWSSAPDGMVCGDESDSCTIATCQAGQCTGSQVDCNDGNPCTQDSCDPTNGCVNESAPMDGTTCEDDGLSCTSNVCEDGACTHPVTQGCLIQESCYPAGATNPSADCFVCDPAQSTTDWSPKAAGTACDNDLFCTINDTCNAVGQCEAGTPRECDAVQCYGGVVCSNAARACVPTQPETGTACDDGDLCTTGDICQAGSCMPGDAPDCSAEGSACATGVCNPQTGACESEPLADGSSCDTGNVCTTGVCTDGVCQESAPETCDDGNPCTVGSCDPVEGCVYDPAPADGAICQAAYCASESEAVLASTCENAECTMPTIVDCAPFACAEGACLTTCDDDEQCAGEAYCTEAGECSTENRAPQADAGTEQVVGSGAEVTLDGTASADPDNDPLTFTWTQIEGDTVTLDDATSAAPIFVAPVLEPGEELTLRFELVVSDGDLDSLPDETVVTVTNDENRPPVAIIEGPSEAFAGESIELSGDASEDPDGDTLVRYQWSLVDGQPFPTISQTDRESAVNVTFPETLTETTTYRFGLIVSDGMANSPRAVHEVVVEPLDGPVEPGPDAGDTGTMPDGGDWDDAGGDDAGPNAMRGTLSGSGCACSSTSQQGDPGFFLFAGLLGLMWWRRRDARS, encoded by the coding sequence ATGGTCGCGCTTACTCTGAGCGCGTGCAGCGGAGGTGATGACGATGTCACCGCATCGGCGCCGGCCTCGCTCAGCGTGAGCAAGCCGGAGCTTAAGCCCCCGGTCGACACGACGTCGAGCATCTTTAAGACAGCGGCCAGCCCGGCCGAGCTCGCCGCGGCCTGGCCTCAGGGCTTTGACCGCCACGCCGACCGCCTGGAGGCCACGGTCCTGGCGCTGGGCAACGTGGACATCGGCGCCGACGGCGCCGTGACGATCTCGCCAACCCCTGCGCTCCTGGCAAGTGGTAAGTCCCTGGAGCAGGACTGGAGCTACTCCTTTGAGTTGGCCCGGGCCGGTCGCGTCAACGCCATGGAAAAACCCGGCCCGGTGGAGGCTCACCTTCAAGAGGCCTCCCGGGCGCACCTCGATTATGCCGGCGGCCTGCGGGTGACCCTGGAGCACCGCTCCACCGGGCTCAAGCTCTTCACCACGCTTGCGGAGCGTCCGGAGGGTCAGGGGCCCCTGCGCGTAGATTTCGCCCATCGCGGGCCGATCAAAACGGCCATCAACGCCAAAGAGCAGCTCGAAGTCTGGCACCGCGACCAGGTGGTCTTCCACTGGTCGGGCGTGGTCGCTTACGACGCCAACAAGCGCCCGGTTCCGGTGAGCCTGCATACCGATGCCGACGGGTTCTGGTTTGAGGTCGACGATAGCAAAGCGGCGTATCCGCTGACGATCGACCCCCTGGCGAGCCAGCCGCTCTGGGAGGGCTCCTCCACCCAGCCCGGCTCCAAGTTTGCCGACAGCATCAGCCACCCCGGTGATGTCAACGGCGACGGCGTGGCCGACATTGCCGTCAGCCAACACGACTATTCGGTGAGTCACAACCTGCAGGGGCGTGCGCTGGTCTACCTGGGCAACGCCAACGGCTTTGGAAACACCGCCGGGTTTGTGGTCGTCGGAGACGAGCCCAACGAGCAGCTCAGCATCGGACTCTCGATCAGCGGCGATGCTAACGAGGACGGCTGCGACGAACTCGTGGTCGGCTCGCCGGGTTACAACGGCGGCTTCGGACGCGTGCTGATGTACCGCCCCTTTGAGTGCGCCTCCGGCGCGCTCAACCCCTCACCGCTGGTCTGGTCCCGAGAGTCGCCGACTTTGGCCGGCCTGGGTCGTTCGCTGAGCGTGGGCGACTACGACTGCAACGGTCAGGATGATTTGCTGGTGGGCGCTCCCAGCCAGGCCGCTACCGATGGCGGGATCACGTACTTCGTGGCCGGCGAGATTCAGATCTATCACCACGATGCCACCAGCGGCACCTACGAGTCGGCACCGGGCTTTAGCTACCAGGAAAACACTCAGGGACTCGCGCTGGGGTGGACCGTTCAGACCCTTCCCGATACCCGTGGCTCCTCCTCAACCTGCGACAGCTTCGCGGTGGGTACGCCCTATCCCTCGGGTTTCACCGGCGCGGTGTTCATCTTTGACCACGACGCCGGCAACGCCATCGCCCTGCCCCCCGCTCGCCTCGACGGCCCGAATAGCGGCAGCAGCTTCGGGGTCAGCCTCGATACCATGCCCAGCCCCACCGGCACCCGGATCAACGGACGTCGCATCGACGCCCTGGTCGTCGGTGCCGGCGGAGGCGGAGGCGGCTTCGGCTCGGTCTCGATCTATGAGTGGGACACCGCCAGCAGCGCCTACCAGCAGGTCTGGACGGTCAACGCTCCGCACGCCGGCGCACGTTTTGGTCAGCGCATCGCCGCCAACGGTGACTTCAATAACGATGGCCACCGCGACCTGGCCGTGGGCGCCTACAACCTGAGAAACGAAGCCGGGATCGCCGAGGGCGGCGTGCTGGTCTACCTGGGCTCGTCCTCCGGACTGCAGAATACGCCCGACTGGACGCTCCTCTCGGGGCAGGCCGGCTCCGAATTCGGCATCTCGGTGCGCGCGATCCCCGACCTGACCGGCGATGGCAGCGACGAGCTATTGGTGGGCGCCCGCTCCTACGACGGCCTGATCACCAACGGTGGACAGCTCTTCTTGTACCCGGGCCGCGCCAACTGCTTCATCGGCGGGACCTATTACTCCGCCGGTGATTTCAACCCGAATAATACCTGTGAGGTCTGCGACCCCAACCAGTCCACCGCGGACTGGTCGTCGGCCCCCGACGGGATGGTCTGTGGCGATGAGTCCGACTCCTGCACCATCGCCACCTGCCAGGCCGGTCAGTGCACCGGCTCGCAGGTCGACTGCAACGACGGCAACCCCTGCACCCAGGACAGCTGCGATCCGACCAACGGCTGCGTCAACGAAAGCGCGCCGATGGACGGAACCACCTGTGAAGACGACGGCCTGAGCTGCACCAGCAACGTCTGCGAGGACGGCGCCTGCACCCATCCGGTGACCCAGGGCTGCCTGATTCAGGAGAGCTGCTACCCGGCCGGCGCCACCAACCCCTCGGCGGATTGCTTTGTATGCGACCCCGCCCAGTCGACCACCGACTGGAGCCCGAAGGCCGCCGGCACCGCCTGCGACAACGATCTCTTCTGCACGATCAACGACACCTGCAACGCGGTGGGCCAGTGTGAAGCCGGCACCCCGCGGGAATGCGACGCGGTGCAGTGCTACGGCGGTGTGGTCTGCTCCAACGCCGCGCGCGCCTGCGTGCCCACGCAGCCCGAAACCGGCACCGCCTGCGACGACGGCGATCTCTGCACCACCGGCGACATCTGCCAGGCGGGCAGCTGTATGCCGGGCGACGCCCCCGACTGCAGCGCCGAAGGCAGCGCCTGCGCGACGGGCGTATGCAACCCGCAAACGGGAGCCTGTGAGAGCGAGCCCCTGGCCGATGGAAGCAGCTGTGACACCGGCAACGTGTGCACCACCGGCGTCTGCACCGACGGCGTCTGCCAGGAGTCGGCGCCCGAGACCTGTGACGACGGCAACCCCTGCACCGTCGGCAGCTGCGACCCGGTGGAAGGTTGCGTCTACGATCCGGCGCCGGCCGATGGCGCGATCTGCCAGGCCGCGTACTGCGCGTCGGAGTCGGAGGCGGTCCTGGCCAGCACCTGCGAGAACGCCGAGTGCACCATGCCGACCATCGTCGACTGCGCGCCCTTTGCCTGTGCCGAAGGCGCCTGCCTGACCACCTGCGACGATGACGAGCAGTGCGCTGGCGAGGCCTACTGCACCGAGGCTGGCGAGTGCTCCACCGAGAACCGCGCGCCCCAGGCCGACGCCGGCACCGAGCAGGTGGTGGGCTCCGGCGCCGAGGTCACCCTGGACGGGACCGCCAGCGCCGATCCCGACAACGATCCGCTGACCTTCACCTGGACCCAGATCGAGGGCGACACCGTCACCCTGGACGACGCCACCTCGGCCGCCCCGATCTTCGTGGCGCCGGTGCTGGAGCCCGGTGAGGAGCTCACCCTGCGCTTTGAGCTGGTGGTGAGCGACGGCGACCTGGACAGCCTCCCCGATGAGACGGTGGTCACGGTGACCAACGACGAGAACCGCCCGCCGGTGGCGATCATCGAAGGGCCCTCCGAGGCGTTTGCTGGCGAGTCAATCGAGCTCAGCGGCGATGCCTCCGAAGATCCCGATGGCGACACACTGGTCCGCTATCAGTGGAGCCTGGTCGATGGTCAGCCCTTCCCGACCATCTCGCAGACCGATCGGGAGAGCGCGGTCAACGTGACCTTCCCCGAGACGCTCACTGAGACGACGACCTACCGCTTCGGGCTGATCGTCAGCGATGGCATGGCCAACAGCCCCCGCGCGGTGCACGAGGTGGTGGTCGAGCCGCTGGACGGACCGGTGGAGCCCGGTCCCGACGCCGGCGACACCGGAACCATGCCGGACGGTGGCGACTGGGACGACGCCGGCGGGGACGACGCCGGCCCCAACGCGATGCGCGGCACGCTGAGCGGTTCGGGCTGCGCGTGCAGCTCCACCTCTCAGCAGGGAGACCCGGGCTTCTTCCTCTTTGCCGGCCTCCTGGGGCTGATGTGGTGGCGTCGTCGCGACGCCAGGAGCTAA
- a CDS encoding 3-oxoacyl-ACP synthase III family protein: protein MSSLVSGARISGTGRALPARQVTNAELASQLGSSHEWMVTRTGIHTRYFIGPGESNTSLALEASRAALADAGVAPTELDAIVFATLSPDMVFPGNGVLLQEALGVAPIPAIDVRNQCSGFLYALSVAQAWVLSGMYRRVLVVGSEVHSTGLDMSPRGRNVSLLFGDGAGAVVVEARTEESRGRGALEPVELGADGRGARLLYCDRPGAAAHPSITVEDLEAGRHFAQMDGRPVFRRAVELLSEKVSAIIASHQLDPAQVVLVAHQSNRRINELVAQRAAIPEARVMHTIEQWGNTTAGSIPMALDLARRQGTVKPGDPVIMAAFGSGLTWGTALMWG from the coding sequence ATGAGCTCCCTTGTCTCAGGCGCGCGCATCAGTGGCACCGGCCGCGCGCTCCCCGCTCGTCAGGTCACCAACGCCGAACTCGCCAGTCAGCTGGGCTCCTCCCATGAGTGGATGGTCACGCGCACCGGCATTCACACCCGCTATTTTATTGGCCCTGGCGAGTCCAACACCTCGCTGGCGCTGGAGGCCTCCCGGGCGGCGCTGGCCGATGCGGGGGTGGCGCCCACGGAGCTCGACGCCATCGTCTTTGCCACGCTCTCCCCGGACATGGTCTTTCCCGGCAACGGGGTACTCCTGCAGGAGGCGCTCGGGGTGGCCCCCATCCCGGCGATCGACGTGCGCAACCAGTGTTCGGGCTTTCTCTACGCGCTCTCGGTGGCTCAGGCCTGGGTGCTCAGCGGGATGTACCGCCGGGTGCTGGTGGTGGGCAGCGAGGTGCACTCCACCGGGCTCGATATGAGCCCGCGGGGGCGAAACGTCTCCCTGCTCTTTGGCGACGGGGCCGGGGCCGTGGTGGTCGAGGCCCGCACCGAGGAGTCCCGGGGCCGGGGCGCGCTGGAGCCGGTGGAACTCGGCGCCGACGGCCGCGGCGCGCGCCTGCTCTACTGCGACCGCCCCGGGGCGGCGGCCCACCCCAGCATCACCGTCGAAGATCTGGAGGCCGGTCGTCATTTTGCGCAGATGGACGGCCGACCGGTCTTTCGCCGGGCGGTGGAGCTTTTGAGCGAGAAGGTCAGCGCCATCATCGCCTCCCATCAGCTCGATCCGGCGCAGGTGGTGCTGGTGGCCCATCAGTCCAACCGGCGGATCAACGAGCTGGTCGCGCAGCGCGCCGCCATCCCCGAGGCCCGCGTGATGCACACCATTGAGCAGTGGGGCAACACCACCGCCGGGAGCATCCCGATGGCCCTCGATCTGGCGCGTCGCCAGGGGACGGTGAAGCCCGGCGACCCGGTGATCATGGCCGCCTTTGGCAGCGGACTGACCTGGGGCACGGCCCTGATGTGGGGATGA
- a CDS encoding aspartate aminotransferase family protein — MLTGTSLPAIKTEVPGPRSVALVDELARSECPAITARRARRAAETGVGQDPIVWKRAKGANVEDVDGNVYVDFTGAFAVAGIGHTHPRVVEAAQRQSQELIHAMGDVYPSEAKIRFTRKLAEVAPAELTHAILGLSGASAIEAALKTAAVHTGRPGVLAFWGGYHGLSYGALSVTAYRDNFRRPFMAQLNPWVTHVPYPDTYRPPFGLAPGTSPEQVSQTTLAHLRALLSGPATGAETIGAILIEPLQGRGGEIEPPPGFLAGLRALCDEFGLLLIFDEIYTGFGRTGTMFACEHEGVIPDILCVGKALGGGFPLSAAIGRQEVMDSWGNSAGESVHTSTFLGNPLGCAMAEAVLDVLVEEDWPARVARRGVEIRGRLQELARRWPERIGLVRGRGLMLGLELITDAETRAPDGALGLALVGICRDQGYLLLPSGQHGHVLALSPPFGVTDEQWEGLFEVLTRAFEECCGAP, encoded by the coding sequence ATGCTGACAGGTACTTCTCTTCCCGCGATCAAAACCGAGGTTCCCGGACCTCGTTCGGTGGCGTTGGTCGATGAGCTGGCCCGCTCGGAATGCCCGGCGATCACCGCGCGCCGGGCTCGGCGCGCCGCCGAGACCGGGGTGGGGCAGGACCCCATCGTCTGGAAACGCGCGAAGGGGGCCAACGTCGAAGACGTCGATGGCAACGTCTACGTCGATTTCACCGGTGCCTTTGCCGTGGCCGGCATCGGGCATACCCACCCCCGGGTGGTCGAGGCTGCGCAGCGTCAGTCCCAGGAGCTGATCCACGCCATGGGCGACGTCTACCCCAGCGAGGCCAAGATCCGCTTCACCCGCAAGCTGGCCGAGGTGGCCCCGGCCGAACTCACGCACGCGATCCTCGGGCTCTCCGGAGCCAGCGCCATTGAGGCCGCGCTCAAAACCGCCGCGGTGCACACCGGCCGCCCGGGCGTGTTGGCCTTCTGGGGCGGCTACCACGGGTTGAGCTACGGGGCGCTCAGCGTCACGGCCTACCGCGATAACTTCCGCCGCCCCTTCATGGCCCAGCTCAACCCCTGGGTCACCCATGTGCCTTACCCCGACACCTACCGCCCGCCCTTCGGGCTGGCGCCTGGCACCTCGCCAGAGCAGGTGAGCCAGACGACCCTGGCGCACCTGCGGGCTCTGCTCAGCGGTCCGGCCACCGGCGCCGAGACCATCGGGGCCATCCTCATTGAGCCCCTGCAGGGGCGCGGCGGCGAAATCGAGCCGCCGCCGGGCTTTCTGGCCGGGCTGCGCGCGCTCTGCGATGAATTCGGCCTCCTGCTCATATTCGATGAGATCTACACCGGCTTCGGGCGTACCGGGACGATGTTTGCCTGTGAGCATGAGGGCGTGATCCCCGACATCCTCTGCGTGGGCAAGGCGCTGGGAGGGGGCTTCCCGCTCTCGGCGGCGATCGGCCGCCAGGAGGTCATGGACTCCTGGGGCAACTCCGCCGGCGAATCGGTGCATACCTCGACCTTTCTGGGCAACCCCCTGGGCTGCGCGATGGCTGAGGCGGTGCTCGATGTGCTGGTCGAAGAGGACTGGCCGGCGCGCGTGGCGCGCCGGGGCGTCGAGATTCGCGGGCGTCTGCAGGAGCTGGCCCGGCGCTGGCCCGAGCGCATCGGGCTGGTCCGGGGGCGCGGGCTGATGCTGGGGCTGGAGCTGATCACCGACGCCGAGACCCGCGCGCCTGACGGCGCGCTGGGGCTGGCGCTGGTCGGCATCTGCCGCGATCAGGGCTACCTCCTCCTCCCCTCCGGGCAGCACGGCCATGTCCTGGCGCTCTCGCCGCCCTTTGGCGTCACCGATGAGCAGTGGGAGGGGCTCTTCGAGGTGCTCACCCGGGCCTTCGAAGAGTGCTGCGGGGCGCCCTGA
- a CDS encoding mechanosensitive ion channel family protein, which translates to MNPAPPAPAELVAWGAPSTSWPAFLLLVLAATLVSLGLRRLATAGPDPRVLRWLPAAQVGVWALTLLVIVTVLARQGFTTTLALLLVMLVGLFVAASTLLRSVLAGMVIAGEARLHVGDVISLGELRGEVVGLGVRAMQLRDAEGTLHEIPLAEVLARPLTRHPAGGQARCEIELELPEALPVERALERVQRLASLTPYISPRQGPEVFLVNAGGPGEPMRVRVRAQVASEDLVEHFKSDLVRRHRQAFARPTSPAGPVV; encoded by the coding sequence GTGAACCCTGCACCGCCTGCCCCCGCCGAACTCGTGGCCTGGGGGGCACCTTCGACCTCCTGGCCCGCGTTCCTGCTCCTGGTGCTCGCGGCGACTCTGGTGAGCCTCGGGCTGCGCCGTCTGGCCACCGCCGGGCCCGACCCCCGGGTGCTGCGCTGGTTGCCGGCCGCGCAGGTCGGCGTCTGGGCCCTGACGCTCCTGGTGATCGTCACGGTGCTCGCGCGTCAGGGCTTCACCACCACGCTGGCGCTGCTCCTGGTCATGCTTGTGGGCCTCTTCGTCGCCGCCAGCACCCTGCTGCGCAGTGTGCTGGCCGGGATGGTCATCGCTGGCGAGGCGCGTCTCCACGTCGGTGACGTCATCTCGTTGGGGGAGCTCCGTGGCGAGGTCGTCGGGCTGGGCGTGCGGGCCATGCAGCTGCGCGATGCCGAGGGAACCCTGCACGAGATTCCCCTGGCCGAGGTGCTCGCCAGGCCCCTGACCCGCCACCCGGCCGGGGGGCAGGCCCGCTGCGAGATCGAGCTGGAGCTCCCCGAAGCGCTGCCGGTGGAGCGCGCGCTGGAGCGCGTCCAGAGGCTGGCCTCGCTCACCCCTTATATCTCCCCTCGCCAGGGCCCCGAGGTCTTCCTGGTGAACGCTGGCGGTCCTGGCGAGCCGATGCGCGTGCGGGTTCGGGCCCAGGTGGCCTCCGAAGACCTGGTGGAGCACTTTAAGAGCGACCTCGTGCGCCGCCACCGCCAGGCCTTTGCCCGGCCCACCTCGCCAGCCGGGCCCGTGGTCTGA